Proteins encoded in a region of the Streptomyces sp. NBC_00310 genome:
- a CDS encoding outer membrane protein assembly factor BamB family protein, which produces MTTLGEDLSIRHRWAKAPNRYDESGDLRTTSARWRARRLNPPNPLWGSNGVAFGPDGRLYVAQFLAGQISAVDPATGDVDVVVPMDSPVQSPDDLAFGADGSMYIADLVPGRVWRRSPAGEYGLVSDEVTNPNGITCIGDRLFVNEMKPNGRLMELFPDGGDPVVLTDGLALGNAMQRGPDGCLYYPHMITGQVWRIPPDGGTPEVVAEDVHEPVAVRFDQGGVLHVLSRGVEGIVTRIDLHGSGTRTLVTSGLKGLDNAAFDTENRMFVSSFASGGVTELHPDGRTREIVRRGLDGPYGVTVDLGGTVYAADHYRLAGPAADDEGEPVGTSAEAGPGGVRTHLLLPFAHGITADGELLHYTSQFGIVQTYDPASGALSERARGLNRPIGIAVGPDGSLVVAETGAGRVVAVDAEPGSEPGTVTVLAEGLDRPTDVAFDAEGRLYVSEERLGSVLRIEADGGTVVVADGLGAPQGLAVLGEELFVVETGHRRLCAVDLTTGERRIDAEDLPVGPPPGVVPRTEPALFADVMPGMARRFAGLAAAPDGTLLLSANGEGTVLRLSPRAGAQPER; this is translated from the coding sequence ATGACCACCCTGGGAGAGGACTTGAGCATCCGGCACCGGTGGGCGAAGGCGCCCAACCGGTACGACGAGAGCGGTGATCTCCGTACCACCAGCGCCCGTTGGCGGGCGCGCCGGCTCAACCCGCCCAATCCGCTGTGGGGTTCCAACGGTGTCGCGTTCGGCCCCGACGGGCGGCTGTACGTGGCGCAGTTCCTCGCCGGGCAGATCAGCGCCGTCGACCCGGCGACCGGGGACGTCGACGTCGTCGTCCCGATGGACAGCCCGGTGCAGTCGCCGGACGACCTCGCCTTCGGCGCCGACGGCTCGATGTACATAGCCGACCTGGTGCCGGGCCGGGTGTGGCGGCGGAGCCCGGCGGGGGAGTACGGCCTCGTCTCCGACGAGGTGACGAACCCCAACGGCATCACCTGTATCGGCGACCGGCTCTTCGTCAACGAGATGAAGCCCAACGGCCGTCTGATGGAGCTGTTCCCGGACGGCGGCGACCCGGTCGTGCTCACCGACGGCCTGGCCCTCGGCAACGCGATGCAGCGCGGCCCGGACGGCTGTCTGTACTACCCGCACATGATCACCGGCCAGGTCTGGCGCATCCCACCGGACGGCGGGACGCCCGAAGTGGTCGCCGAGGACGTGCACGAACCGGTCGCGGTCCGCTTCGACCAGGGCGGTGTCCTGCACGTCCTCTCCCGGGGCGTCGAGGGCATCGTCACCCGCATCGACCTGCACGGCAGCGGCACCCGCACCCTCGTCACCAGCGGTCTGAAGGGGCTGGACAACGCGGCGTTCGACACCGAGAACCGCATGTTCGTCTCCAGCTTCGCCAGCGGCGGCGTCACGGAGCTGCACCCCGACGGCCGCACCCGCGAGATCGTGCGCCGCGGCCTCGACGGCCCCTACGGAGTGACGGTCGACCTCGGCGGCACGGTCTACGCCGCCGACCACTACCGGCTGGCGGGCCCGGCGGCCGACGACGAGGGCGAGCCGGTCGGTACGTCCGCGGAGGCGGGGCCCGGCGGGGTGCGGACCCACCTCCTGCTGCCCTTCGCGCACGGCATCACCGCCGACGGCGAACTGCTGCACTACACCTCGCAGTTCGGCATCGTGCAGACCTACGACCCGGCGAGCGGGGCGCTTTCGGAGCGGGCGCGGGGGCTGAACCGGCCCATCGGCATCGCGGTCGGACCGGACGGCTCGCTCGTCGTGGCCGAGACGGGCGCGGGCCGGGTCGTGGCCGTCGACGCCGAACCCGGGTCGGAGCCCGGCACCGTCACCGTGCTCGCCGAAGGCCTCGACCGTCCCACGGACGTGGCCTTCGACGCGGAGGGCCGTCTCTACGTCAGCGAGGAACGGCTCGGGTCGGTGCTCCGGATCGAGGCGGACGGCGGGACTGTCGTCGTCGCGGACGGGCTCGGCGCCCCGCAGGGGCTGGCGGTCCTCGGGGAGGAGCTGTTCGTGGTGGAGACCGGGCACCGCAGGCTGTGCGCGGTCGACCTCACCACGGGGGAGCGGCGGATCGACGCGGAGGATCTGCCGGTCGGGCCGCCCCCGGGCGTCGTCCCCCGCACCGAACCGGCGCTGTTCGCGGACGTCATGCCCGGTATGGCCCGCCGCTTCGCGGGCCTCGCCGCCGCCCCGGACGGGACCCTGCTCCTGTCGGCCAACGGCGAGGGCACCGTGCTGCGGCTCTCGCCGAGGGCGGGGGCTCAGCCGGAGCGGTAG
- a CDS encoding LysR family transcriptional regulator produces MDDTGPVAGDVELRQLRCLVAIVEEGTFTDAAMALGVSQAAVSRTLASLERALGVRLLRRTSREVTPTPTGLRVVAHARRVLGEVDDLVREATSGHVRLRIGYAWSALGRHTLTFQRRWGTAHPETDLQFVRANSPTAGLAEGSCDLAVVRRTVDDRRFDSAIVGLERRLCAMASDDPLARRRSVRLADLSGHTLLVDRRTGTTTTDLWPPGSRPATEKTHDVDEWLTTIATGRAVGVTAEATANQYRRPGVVYRPVRDAEPIAVRLAWWRDDPHPATPAAIELLTALYRSG; encoded by the coding sequence ATGGATGACACGGGCCCCGTCGCCGGGGATGTGGAGCTGCGGCAGCTGCGGTGTCTCGTGGCCATCGTCGAGGAGGGCACCTTCACCGACGCGGCCATGGCGCTCGGCGTCTCCCAGGCGGCGGTGTCCCGCACCCTGGCCTCGCTCGAACGGGCCCTGGGCGTACGCCTGTTGCGGCGGACCTCCCGCGAGGTGACGCCCACGCCGACCGGACTGCGGGTGGTGGCGCACGCGCGGCGGGTGCTCGGCGAGGTGGACGACCTGGTGCGGGAGGCGACCTCGGGCCACGTGCGGCTGCGGATCGGGTACGCCTGGTCGGCGCTGGGCAGGCACACGCTGACGTTCCAGCGCCGCTGGGGTACCGCGCATCCGGAGACGGACCTGCAGTTCGTGCGGGCCAACTCCCCGACGGCCGGGCTGGCGGAGGGCTCCTGCGACCTCGCCGTGGTCCGCCGGACGGTGGACGACCGCCGCTTCGACTCGGCGATCGTGGGGCTGGAACGGCGGCTGTGCGCGATGGCGAGCGACGATCCACTGGCCCGCCGCAGATCGGTGCGGCTCGCCGATCTGAGCGGGCACACACTGCTGGTCGACCGCCGGACCGGCACGACCACCACGGATCTGTGGCCGCCCGGTTCCCGTCCGGCGACGGAGAAGACGCACGACGTCGACGAGTGGCTCACCACGATCGCGACGGGCCGCGCCGTCGGCGTGACGGCGGAGGCCACCGCCAACCAGTACCGGCGGCCCGGCGTCGTCTACCGGCCGGTGCGCGACGCCGAGCCGATCGCCGTACGGCTCGCCTGGTGGCGGGACGACCCGCATCCCGCCACCCCGGCCGCCATCGAACTGCTGACGGCGCTCTACCGCTCCGGCTGA
- a CDS encoding EamA family transporter, producing MDTASAPASSGTVPASPPSSPFPCPSPAPGSASESGGARLAGVLTMVGCGVSNQVGAALGSLAFPVLGPAGVVAIRQYVAAIVLVAVGRPQLRSFTARQWWPVVLLALVFGTMNLSLYTAIDRIGLGLAVTLEFLGPLAIALAGSRRKVDACCALIAALGVVTLMRPQPSADYLGMGLGLLAAACWASYILLNRTVGRRIPGAQGSAAAAGLSALAFLPVGIGVMVVARQPPTAGAVGYAVAAGILASAVPYLADVFTLRRVPAQVFGLFMSVNPVLAALAGWIMLGQDLGWVEWAAIGAVVAANALSMLVPVRPSTG from the coding sequence ATGGACACCGCCTCCGCTCCCGCTTCGTCCGGCACGGTCCCCGCGTCCCCGCCCTCGTCCCCGTTCCCCTGCCCGTCGCCGGCTCCCGGCTCCGCTTCCGAGTCGGGCGGGGCCCGCCTGGCCGGTGTTCTCACCATGGTCGGCTGCGGGGTGTCCAACCAGGTCGGGGCCGCCCTCGGGTCGCTGGCCTTTCCCGTGCTCGGGCCCGCCGGGGTCGTCGCGATACGCCAGTACGTCGCCGCGATCGTCCTCGTGGCCGTCGGCCGGCCACAGCTGCGGTCCTTCACCGCGCGGCAGTGGTGGCCGGTGGTGCTGCTGGCCCTGGTGTTCGGGACGATGAACCTGTCGCTGTACACCGCCATCGACCGCATCGGTCTCGGACTCGCGGTGACCCTGGAGTTCCTCGGTCCGCTCGCCATCGCCCTGGCCGGCTCGCGCCGCAAGGTGGACGCGTGCTGTGCGCTGATCGCCGCGCTGGGCGTGGTCACCCTGATGCGTCCGCAGCCCTCCGCCGACTACCTGGGCATGGGCCTCGGGCTCCTCGCCGCCGCCTGCTGGGCGTCGTACATCCTCCTCAACCGCACCGTCGGCCGCCGTATCCCCGGCGCGCAGGGTTCCGCGGCCGCCGCCGGGCTCTCCGCCCTGGCCTTCCTGCCGGTCGGCATCGGCGTCATGGTCGTGGCACGGCAGCCGCCCACCGCCGGGGCCGTCGGCTACGCCGTCGCCGCCGGGATCCTCGCCTCGGCCGTGCCGTACCTCGCGGACGTCTTCACCCTGCGTCGCGTACCCGCCCAGGTCTTCGGGCTCTTCATGAGCGTCAACCCCGTCCTGGCCGCGCTGGCCGGCTGGATCATGCTCGGGCAGGACCTGGGGTGGGTCGAGTGGGCGGCGATCGGCGCGGTGGTCGCGGCGAACGCGCTGAGCATGCTCGTGCCCGTCCGCCCCTCCACCGGGTGA
- a CDS encoding TetR/AcrR family transcriptional regulator, with amino-acid sequence MKPEPAESSTPRPPMDRRVRRSRSALMRAAIALVTERGTTAVPVSEIAEAADVSRQVLYQQFGDRDGLLLQTGLDLARRELIEGPAYDPADMTDRTGVLAMARHFAEHRGFYRAMFTGSCAFALNKALTELITPVNREVVRRRYGTRLDPELVDDLATFLTGGASAVVNTWIVEGEEPLDPEEFTDRLLRMAPVVAAVPGRPTTPAPNQEQRR; translated from the coding sequence ATGAAGCCGGAACCCGCCGAGTCGTCGACGCCTCGGCCGCCCATGGACCGCAGGGTCCGCCGCTCCCGGTCCGCGTTGATGCGGGCGGCGATCGCCCTGGTCACCGAGCGGGGCACCACCGCCGTCCCGGTGTCGGAGATCGCCGAGGCCGCGGATGTGAGCCGGCAGGTGCTGTACCAGCAGTTCGGCGACCGTGACGGGCTGCTGCTCCAGACCGGGCTCGACCTCGCCCGGCGCGAACTGATCGAGGGCCCCGCGTACGACCCGGCGGACATGACCGACCGCACCGGAGTGCTGGCCATGGCGCGGCACTTCGCGGAACACCGCGGCTTCTACCGCGCGATGTTCACCGGGTCCTGCGCGTTCGCCCTGAACAAGGCGCTGACCGAGCTGATCACGCCGGTCAACCGGGAGGTCGTACGCCGGCGGTACGGCACCCGTCTCGACCCCGAACTGGTCGACGACCTCGCCACGTTCCTCACCGGCGGCGCCTCCGCCGTCGTCAACACCTGGATCGTCGAGGGCGAAGAGCCGCTCGACCCCGAGGAGTTCACCGACCGGCTCCTGCGGATGGCGCCCGTGGTCGCCGCCGTGCCGGGCCGGCCCACCACGCCCGCACCGAACCAGGAGCAACGCCGGTGA
- a CDS encoding CocE/NonD family hydrolase: MNLSSHLVQRVLKLPPPLTRDLVVERDLRVPMLDGVDLLADRWAPRTGGEGLPTALIRCPYGRRGVIALGAVRPLAERGYQVLIQSTRGGFGSGGTPDHMRQERADGLATLDWLVEQQWAGDAIVLIGTSYMGYVQWAVADRVPPQVKAMIPHMTESALTLEFLRGDGMSLQTPFGWGAMIALQERPFAMVRQPFELKGIRRALDTLPLADADLAALGHRSDYIQAILAHDADDPHWAALDHRDRVADVTVPVSSIGGWYDIFLPGQIRDFTTLQAADRPARLTIGPWTHTSLDNTLTREAVEFGLAHARGEQPPERAPVRLYVTGEEAWRDFASWPPQGYEGRRLHLHPGGALAVEPPTAPRSDGYRYDPADPTPSVGGVTMPPGAGRVDNTALEARPDVLTYTTPVLDEDVEVVGEVSAEIWFRSSLPYADVFVRLCEVDAQGRSVNVCDGLTGLTGADELGRATVRLWPTAHRFRRGRRIRVQVSSGAFPRYARNPGTGEPLATATTLRAADQSVHHGPEHPSAVILPVRVAL; encoded by the coding sequence GTGAACCTGAGCAGTCATCTCGTCCAGCGCGTACTGAAACTGCCCCCGCCGCTCACCCGCGACCTCGTCGTCGAGCGGGACCTACGGGTGCCGATGCTCGACGGGGTCGACCTGCTGGCCGACCGCTGGGCACCGCGCACCGGCGGCGAGGGCCTGCCGACCGCGTTGATCCGCTGCCCGTACGGCAGGCGGGGCGTCATCGCCCTCGGGGCGGTCAGGCCGTTGGCCGAGCGCGGCTACCAGGTGCTGATCCAGAGCACCCGCGGCGGCTTCGGCTCCGGCGGCACCCCCGACCACATGCGGCAGGAGCGCGCGGACGGCCTGGCCACCCTGGACTGGCTCGTCGAGCAGCAATGGGCCGGCGACGCGATCGTGCTGATCGGCACCAGCTACATGGGCTATGTGCAGTGGGCGGTGGCCGACCGGGTGCCGCCGCAGGTCAAGGCCATGATCCCGCACATGACGGAGTCGGCGCTGACCCTGGAGTTCCTGCGCGGGGACGGGATGTCGCTGCAGACGCCGTTCGGCTGGGGCGCGATGATCGCCCTGCAGGAACGTCCGTTCGCGATGGTCCGCCAGCCCTTCGAGCTGAAGGGAATCCGCCGCGCCCTCGACACCCTGCCCCTCGCCGACGCCGACCTCGCCGCCCTCGGTCACCGCTCCGACTACATCCAGGCCATCCTCGCCCACGACGCCGACGACCCGCACTGGGCCGCCCTCGATCACCGGGACCGGGTGGCCGACGTGACCGTCCCGGTCAGCTCGATCGGTGGCTGGTACGACATCTTCCTGCCCGGCCAGATACGCGACTTCACGACCCTCCAGGCGGCCGACCGGCCCGCCCGGCTGACCATCGGGCCCTGGACGCACACCTCGCTCGACAACACCCTGACCCGCGAGGCCGTCGAGTTCGGCCTCGCCCACGCACGCGGCGAACAGCCCCCGGAGCGCGCCCCGGTACGGCTGTACGTGACGGGGGAGGAGGCCTGGCGCGACTTCGCGTCCTGGCCGCCGCAGGGGTACGAGGGGCGGCGCCTCCACCTCCACCCCGGCGGGGCCCTGGCCGTCGAACCACCCACCGCGCCGCGGTCCGACGGGTACCGCTACGACCCGGCGGACCCCACGCCCTCGGTCGGCGGGGTGACCATGCCGCCCGGCGCCGGACGCGTCGACAACACGGCGCTGGAGGCCCGCCCGGACGTGCTCACCTACACCACCCCCGTGCTCGACGAGGACGTCGAGGTCGTCGGTGAGGTGAGCGCCGAGATCTGGTTCCGCTCCAGCCTGCCGTACGCCGATGTCTTCGTCCGGCTCTGCGAGGTCGACGCGCAGGGCCGCTCGGTGAACGTCTGCGACGGCCTGACCGGGCTGACCGGTGCCGACGAACTCGGCCGTGCCACCGTCCGGTTGTGGCCGACCGCCCACCGCTTCCGGCGCGGGCGGCGCATCCGGGTCCAGGTCTCCAGCGGCGCCTTCCCGCGCTACGCCCGCAACCCGGGCACCGGCGAGCCGCTCGCCACGGCCACGACCCTGCGGGCGGCCGACCAGAGCGTCCATCACGGTCCGGAACACCCCTCGGCGGTGATCCTGCCGGTGCGCGTAGCCCTGTAA
- a CDS encoding GntR family transcriptional regulator has translation MQEEARPGTGEQAKQLALAKLRQAILHGEMAPAQRLVENELAEQFGVTRASIRAALIDLEAEGLVERIRNRGSRVRVVTVEEAVAISECRMALEGLCAAKAATLATDDQLAELADIGTAMTKAVADGEPVTYSELNQRLHARIREISGQRVAVELLERLNAQLVRHRFQLALRPGRPQHSLGEHLAMIETITARDPRAAEEAVRAHLTSVITALRE, from the coding sequence ATGCAGGAGGAAGCCCGTCCGGGCACCGGGGAGCAGGCCAAACAGCTCGCGTTGGCGAAGCTGCGGCAGGCGATCCTGCATGGCGAGATGGCACCGGCCCAGCGGCTGGTGGAGAACGAACTCGCCGAGCAGTTCGGTGTGACACGGGCCAGCATCCGTGCGGCACTGATCGATCTGGAGGCCGAGGGACTGGTCGAGCGGATCCGTAACCGTGGCTCGCGGGTGCGGGTGGTGACCGTGGAGGAAGCGGTCGCCATCAGCGAGTGCCGCATGGCTCTGGAAGGGCTGTGCGCGGCGAAGGCGGCCACCCTGGCCACCGACGACCAGCTGGCCGAACTGGCCGACATCGGTACGGCGATGACCAAGGCCGTGGCCGACGGCGAGCCGGTGACGTACTCCGAGCTGAACCAGCGGCTGCACGCCCGCATCCGGGAGATCTCCGGTCAGCGGGTGGCGGTGGAGCTGTTGGAGAGGCTCAACGCCCAGCTGGTGCGCCACCGTTTCCAGCTCGCGCTGCGGCCGGGACGGCCCCAGCACTCCCTGGGTGAACACCTGGCCATGATCGAGACGATCACGGCGAGGGACCCGCGGGCGGCCGAGGAGGCCGTCCGCGCCCACCTCACGAGCGTGATCACCGCGCTGCGCGAATAG
- a CDS encoding PIG-L deacetylase family protein encodes MTDGTAHATAPPRSTLVVTAHAGDFVWRAGGAIALAASRGEKVTIACLTFGERGESAKAWREGRKLDEIKEIRREEAEKAAATLGAGIVFFDAGDYPLIGTPELTDRLVAVYRAAQPDVVLTHPLEDPYNGDHPAAARMALDARVLAQAIGYPAEGEIIGAPPVFFFEPHQPEMCGFRPEVLLDITEVWETKRKAMECLGAQRHLWDYYTDLAVRRGVQLKRNAGPNLGLAHTTMAEAYMRPYPQVTGVLD; translated from the coding sequence ATGACCGACGGCACGGCGCACGCCACCGCACCACCACGATCGACACTCGTCGTCACCGCGCACGCGGGGGACTTCGTGTGGAGGGCCGGCGGCGCCATCGCCCTGGCGGCCTCGCGCGGCGAGAAGGTCACCATCGCCTGTCTGACCTTCGGTGAGCGCGGCGAGTCCGCGAAGGCCTGGCGCGAGGGCCGGAAGCTGGACGAGATCAAGGAGATCCGCCGGGAGGAGGCCGAGAAGGCCGCCGCCACCCTCGGCGCCGGCATCGTCTTCTTCGACGCCGGCGACTACCCGCTGATCGGCACCCCCGAACTCACCGACCGCCTGGTCGCCGTCTATCGCGCGGCCCAGCCGGACGTCGTCCTCACCCATCCGCTGGAGGACCCCTACAACGGGGACCACCCGGCCGCCGCCCGGATGGCCCTGGACGCCCGGGTGCTCGCCCAGGCCATCGGCTACCCCGCCGAGGGAGAGATCATCGGCGCCCCGCCGGTGTTCTTCTTCGAACCGCACCAGCCCGAGATGTGCGGCTTCAGGCCCGAGGTCCTCCTCGACATCACCGAGGTCTGGGAGACCAAGCGCAAGGCCATGGAGTGCCTCGGCGCCCAGCGGCACCTGTGGGACTACTACACGGACCTCGCCGTACGCCGGGGCGTCCAGCTCAAGCGCAACGCGGGCCCCAACCTGGGCCTCGCCCACACGACCATGGCCGAGGCGTACATGCGCCCCTACCCGCAGGTCACGGGGGTGCTGGACTGA
- a CDS encoding 4-carboxy-4-hydroxy-2-oxoadipate aldolase/oxaloacetate decarboxylase: MGGVIVTNPPKARAEDVEAIGRYGVATVHEAMGRTGLLGTHLRPIQQDTRIVGTAVTVLSWPGDNLMIHAAVEQCGEGDILVVTTTSPSTDGMFGELFATALRRRGVRGLVINAGIRDTAELRAMDFPAWAAVVSPQGTVKATGGSVNVPVVIGGQVVRPGDVILADDDGVVVVPREKARRTAEASEARERKEAASRAAFLDGQLGLDRYGLRETLVRLGVTYRSYEEYAGEEADS, from the coding sequence ATGGGCGGCGTGATCGTCACCAACCCGCCGAAGGCGCGGGCCGAGGACGTCGAGGCGATCGGCCGGTACGGCGTCGCCACGGTCCACGAGGCGATGGGCCGCACGGGCCTGCTCGGTACCCACCTGCGCCCGATCCAGCAGGACACACGGATCGTGGGCACCGCCGTCACGGTCCTCTCCTGGCCCGGCGACAACCTCATGATCCACGCGGCCGTCGAGCAGTGCGGCGAGGGCGACATCCTGGTCGTCACCACCACCTCGCCCTCCACCGACGGCATGTTCGGCGAACTCTTCGCCACCGCGCTCAGGCGCCGTGGCGTACGCGGCCTGGTCATCAACGCCGGCATCCGCGACACCGCCGAACTCCGCGCGATGGACTTCCCCGCCTGGGCCGCCGTCGTCAGCCCGCAGGGCACGGTCAAGGCCACCGGCGGCTCCGTCAACGTCCCCGTGGTCATCGGCGGCCAGGTCGTCCGCCCCGGCGACGTGATCCTCGCCGACGACGACGGCGTGGTCGTCGTCCCCCGCGAGAAGGCCCGGCGCACGGCCGAGGCCTCCGAGGCCCGCGAGCGGAAGGAGGCCGCCTCCCGCGCGGCCTTCCTCGACGGCCAACTCGGGCTGGACCGCTACGGGTTGCGCGAGACGCTCGTACGCCTCGGCGTGACCTACCGGTCCTACGAGGAGTACGCGGGCGAGGAGGCGGACTCGTGA
- a CDS encoding 4-oxalomesaconate tautomerase: MTGWPEGIRCTLMRGGTSKGAYFLAEDLPADPADRDDLLLRVMGSPDPRQIDGLGGAHPLTSKVALVSVSADLRADVDYLFLQVGVEEPVVSDRQNCGNLLAGVGPFAVERALVTAGEQETSVRVRMLNTGDLAVATFPTPGGRIAVTGEAGISGVPGTAAPVLIEFPRGGGPLLPTGNPRDVVAGTEVTCVDNGMPTVLIPATALDVTGHEAPKDLEEAQALADRLREIRLAAGRLMGLGDVEHTTVPKLSLLAPPRDGGAVATRTFIPVRCHTSIGVLGAASVAAGLRVRGGVGEGIAQLPPTGGRLRIEHPTGFLDVETDVAYGADGSPSASRTAVVRTARKIFDGTVFPRPADRSFRPFRS, from the coding sequence GTGACCGGGTGGCCGGAAGGGATCCGCTGCACGCTGATGCGCGGCGGCACCTCCAAGGGCGCCTACTTCCTGGCCGAGGATCTGCCGGCCGACCCGGCCGACCGCGACGATCTGCTGCTGAGGGTCATGGGCAGCCCCGACCCGCGCCAGATCGACGGCCTGGGCGGGGCCCACCCCCTCACCAGCAAGGTGGCCCTGGTGTCCGTGTCGGCCGACCTGCGGGCCGACGTCGACTACCTGTTCCTCCAAGTCGGCGTCGAAGAGCCGGTGGTGAGCGATCGTCAGAACTGCGGCAACCTGCTCGCCGGAGTCGGGCCGTTCGCCGTCGAACGCGCACTGGTGACCGCCGGCGAGCAGGAGACGTCCGTACGTGTCCGCATGCTCAACACCGGTGACCTCGCCGTCGCCACCTTCCCCACCCCCGGCGGCCGGATCGCGGTCACCGGGGAGGCGGGGATCTCCGGGGTGCCGGGGACGGCCGCGCCGGTGCTGATCGAGTTCCCGCGCGGCGGCGGCCCGCTGCTGCCGACCGGGAACCCCCGGGACGTCGTCGCCGGTACGGAGGTCACCTGTGTGGACAACGGCATGCCGACCGTCCTGATCCCCGCCACCGCCCTCGATGTCACCGGTCACGAGGCTCCCAAGGACCTGGAGGAGGCCCAGGCCCTCGCCGACCGGCTGCGGGAAATCCGGCTGGCGGCAGGCCGGTTGATGGGCCTCGGCGACGTCGAGCACACCACCGTGCCCAAGCTCAGCCTGCTCGCCCCGCCCCGGGACGGCGGCGCGGTCGCCACCCGCACCTTCATACCGGTGCGCTGTCACACCTCCATCGGCGTGCTCGGCGCCGCGAGCGTGGCGGCCGGGCTGCGCGTGCGGGGCGGCGTGGGGGAGGGGATCGCCCAACTCCCGCCCACCGGCGGCCGGTTGCGCATCGAGCACCCCACCGGCTTCCTCGACGTCGAGACCGACGTGGCGTACGGCGCCGACGGCAGCCCCTCGGCGAGCCGCACCGCCGTCGTCCGCACCGCCCGCAAGATCTTCGACGGCACGGTCTTCCCCCGGCCCGCCGACCGCTCCTTCCGCCCCTTCCGCTCCTGA
- a CDS encoding catechol 2,3-dioxygenase, which produces MTPPLGDIAHLGHVELLTPDLDRSLWFFTEILGLTENGRSGGSVYLRTWDDYEHHSLTLTAHSTNGIRRTALRASSEEALQRRVKELGNTGRSGRWVEDEPGIGPLYVTTDPDGHEIALYWESEWYEAPADLRPGLKNQPQAKPGHGVGVRRLDHVNFLASDVDANATFTREVLGARPTEQIVLDTGKVAAQWLTFTNKSYDVVHTEDWTGSRGRLHHIAFATDTREDILRAADLCLDQGVFIETGPHKHAIQQTFFLYVYEPGGNRIELCNPLTRLVLAPDWPLITWTQEERAKGQAWGLKTIESFHTHGTPPVD; this is translated from the coding sequence ATGACCCCGCCGCTCGGCGACATCGCCCACCTCGGCCATGTCGAACTGCTCACCCCCGACCTCGACCGCAGCCTCTGGTTCTTCACCGAGATCCTCGGCCTCACCGAGAACGGCCGCTCCGGCGGCTCGGTCTACCTGCGGACCTGGGACGACTACGAACACCACAGCCTCACCCTCACCGCCCACTCCACCAACGGCATCCGCCGCACCGCCCTGCGGGCGTCCAGCGAGGAGGCCCTGCAGCGGCGGGTCAAGGAGCTGGGGAACACCGGGCGTTCGGGCCGCTGGGTCGAGGACGAACCGGGCATCGGCCCGCTGTACGTCACCACCGACCCCGACGGCCACGAGATCGCCCTGTACTGGGAGAGCGAGTGGTACGAGGCACCGGCCGACCTCAGGCCGGGGCTGAAGAACCAGCCCCAGGCCAAACCCGGCCACGGCGTCGGCGTCCGCCGCCTCGACCACGTCAACTTCCTCGCCTCCGACGTCGACGCCAACGCCACCTTCACCCGCGAGGTGCTCGGCGCCCGTCCCACCGAACAGATCGTCCTCGACACGGGGAAGGTGGCCGCCCAGTGGCTGACCTTCACCAACAAGTCCTACGACGTCGTCCACACCGAGGACTGGACCGGCTCGCGCGGCCGCCTGCACCACATCGCGTTCGCCACCGACACCCGCGAGGACATCCTCCGGGCGGCCGATCTCTGTCTCGACCAGGGCGTGTTCATCGAGACCGGCCCGCACAAGCACGCCATCCAGCAGACGTTCTTCCTGTACGTCTACGAGCCGGGCGGCAACCGCATCGAGCTGTGCAACCCGCTCACCCGGCTCGTGCTCGCCCCCGACTGGCCGCTCATCACCTGGACCCAGGAGGAGCGAGCCAAGGGCCAGGCATGGGGGCTGAAGACCATCGAGTCCTTCCACACGCACGGGACACCGCCGGTCGACTGA